CAGCTTGCGTCGCCGCTTGCGCGTTCGGATGCATGGCTGCAGGACGGCGAGGTCTCGGCGCAGTCGGTTGCGGGTCTCGACTCGTGTCCATGACATCGCTGGACGGAGCAGCCGCAATCCACACGTAGCCCACTACGAGAAGTGCCACCGCGCCAACAAGGCCGATTTGGCGTGAGGCCATGATCGTGTCAGCCCCGCTCTCTAGGCTTTCAGAAACACTTATCGAGGCCGCCCAGATCGAGCGCGCCGTCGGCGTAGGTGACGGGTTGGCAGCTGCCGTCCTTGTGGCAGAGCTCCAGCGGGGTGCAGGTGATGCGGACGGGCGCGCCTTGGATCCTGCCGGCGCATCCGGTTTCGTCCCGGGAATCGATCGTGAAGTCGAGTGCCTCCTGCAGGTTGCTGAACGAGCACGTCGAGTAGGCCTTCCGACATGCTTCGCACGTTTGATTGGGGCTCTCGCTCGACGAGCAGCCCGCTGCGCCAGTGAAGATCACGGCCAGCGCGACGCCGAGCGCTGCGCTCACGGCTTTCACGGCGCATGAAGAGCTGGGCATGTTCCATCCTCCCCGCGGCGACCCTCGCCGACAGATTCCGTTCCTTCGAGTGTTCTGTCTTGCCTCCTGTCGGTCAAGCACGCTGCCCTCGAGTCCAGGCGCCGTTGGTTGACTGCCGTCATCCCGGTCTCGTCCCAGTGCGACCGTGGGGCTGGTTTGTTGGCTCGCCGCGGAAGCGGGGCGCGACGGACGCCGAGTGCCGGAGCCTTGGCGGGGCGCGACGGCCGTCGCGCGCTGGAGCCTTGGCGGGGCGCGACGGACGCGGCGCGCCGGAGCTTTGGCGGGGCGCGACGGCCGTTCGCGCCGGGGTTCGCGGCGGACCGGCATGAAGCGGGAAAAACCGGCCAGGAACGCGGCATTTCCGGAAAGCCTTTTCTGCGCGTGGGACGGTGGCACTCTGGCGGCCATGAGCCACCACGAACGCCTGTCCGCTCTCGATTGCGGCTTCCTGTACGCCGAGAGCCCGACGGCGCAGATGCACGTGGGCTCGCTGACGTTCTTCAAGGATCCGGGGCTGACGGAGAAGGACGTGTTCGAGCACATCGAGAGCCGGCTGCACCTGGTGCCGCGCTTTCGACAGAAGGTGCGCTGGGTGCCCGGCAGCTTGCACCGGCCGGTGTGGGTGGATGATCCGCATTTCGATCTGCGCTTCCACGTGCGCTGGACGGGGCTGCCCAGGCCGGCGGGGGAACGCGAAGCGCTGGCGCTGATGGGACGGGTGCAGAGTCGTCATCTCGATCGCAGAAAGCCACTGTGGGAGATGTGGATCTTCGAGATGCCCAACGGACGCTTGGGTCTGATCCAGAAGACGCACCACTGCATGATCGACGGCGTGAGCGGCGTGGACCTGGGCACCGTGCTCTTGGACCTTTCGGCGGATGCGCCCAAGACGGAGCCGGCGCCCTGGAACCCCGATCCCGAGCCGACGGACGCGGAGCTGGCGGGGGACGCGCTCCGCGATCTGGGGCAGCGACCGTCACAGATCCGGGATCTGGTGCGGCGCGTGCGCGATCAGCCGGAAAAGATCTTGGATCGCGCGTCCGAGGTGGTGAAGAGCATGGCCGCCTTCGGCAAGAGCGCGGCGGAGCTGGCGCCGCGCACGCTGCTCAACGCGCCCATCGGTCCGCATCGCCGCTTCGAGGTGGTGCGCATGGCCTTGAGCGACGTGAAGCGCATCAAGAACGCCCACGGCTGCACCGTGAACGACGTGGTGCTGGCGCTGGTGAGCGGCGGGCTCCGGCGTCTGTTGCTGTCGCGCAGCGAGGACGTGGACGGCCTGTCGCTGAAGGCGATGGTGCCGGTGAGCGTGCGCGATCCTTCGGCGCGCGGCACCTGGGGCAACCAGGTGAGCATGATGGCAGCGGAGCTGCCGGTGGGAGAGGCGGATCCCGTGGTGCGGCTGGCCCAACTGCGCGAAGCGATGCGCGACCTGAAGGAGAAGGGCCAAGCGGTGGGGGCGGACTTCTGGGTGAAGCTCGGAGAGTTCGCGCCGCCCACGCTGCTGAGCCTGGCGGGGCGCGGCGTGGCGCTGCAGCGCATGGTGAACGTGGTGGTGACCAACGTTCCCGGGCCGCAGTTCCCGCTGTACCTGCGCGGCGGGCAGCTGTTGGAAGCGTTTCCGTACGTGCCCATTTTCGCCAATAACCCCGTGGGCGTGGCGGTGCTGTCCTACAACGGGCAGCTGAACTTCGGCCTGACCGGAGACTGGGATCTGGTGCCGGACTTGAACGAGCTGGCGGAGGGGATCGCCGAGGGGCTCGCGGAGCTCGATGGGGCGAGCTGAGCGGCTGTATCCCTTCGGCGTCATTGCTCTGCGCTGGCTGAGCTTGTCGGCCGGAGCGGTGGTGTTCGCGACCCTGGCGGTGGAGCTGCACACGCCGTGGGTGGGCGCGCTGGACGAGAGGGCTCGCGCGGTGGCGATGGGCTTTCGGAGCGATGGCCTGACGGACGTGATGCAAGTCATCACGTTCCTCGGCAACGGCTGGAGCCTCGGCGTGGTGGCGGCCCTCGTGGCCGGCTTCGAGTTTTTCGATCGACACCGGAAGGTCGCGCTGTTCGTGGTGACGGCGTCGGTGGGGGCGGGGCTCCTGAACGCCCTGCTCAAGCTCTTGTTCGCGCGGCCGCGGCCAGATGTCGCGCTGCGCTTGGCCGCCGCGGGGGGCTACTCCTTTCCGAGCGGTCACTCGATGGCGTCCGCGGCCATCGTCACCACGCTCATGCTCGTGGTCATCGCGCGGAGACCCCGGCTGCGCGCCCTTGCCATCGTGGTCGGCAGCGCGTTGATCGTCGCCATCGGCATCTCCCGCGTGTATCTGGGCGTGCATTATGCTTCCGACGTGATCGCCGGCTGGGCGCTGGGGGCGTCGTGGCCGCTGTGGCTGCGCCCGTTGCTGCTCGTCACTTCCCAGAGTCGGGGGCGGTGATTATGTCAGCCCCATGATCGTCGGCGTTCCCAAAGAGGTGAAATCCCACGAGTACCGCGTTGCCTTGCTGCCCGTGGGGGCGGAGGAGATGCGGCGGGCGGGGCACACGGTGTTGCTCCAGAAGGGAGCCGGCGCCGGCAGCGGCCTTGCGGACGACGCCTACCGCGCCGCGGGCGCGGAGATCGTGGACAGCCGCGAGGAGATCTGGAAGCGCGCCGATCTGATCTTGAAGGTGAAGGAGCCGCAGCCGGACGAGATCCCGTTGATGCGCTCGGGGCAAGTGCTGTTCACGTACTTCCACTTCGCCGCCAGCGAGGAGCTGACGAAGGGCTGTGTGGCGTCCGGTGCCACCTGCGTGGCCTACGAAACGCTGCGAGACGAGCACGGACGCTTGCCGCTGCTCACCCCCATGAGCGAGGTGGCCGGGCGCATGAGCATCCAGGAAGGCGCCAAGTACCTGGAGCGGCCGCAGGAGGGGCGCGGCATCTTGCTGGGCGGCGTGCCCGGCGTGCACCCGGCGCACATCTGCGTGCTGGGCGGCGGCGTGGTGGGCACCAACGCGGCGAAGGTGGCGGCGGGCTTCGGCGCCAGCGTCACGATCCTGGACGTGAACGTGGATCGCCTGCGCTATCTGGACGACATCATGCCCAAGAACGTGACCACGGTGTTCTCCGACCGGCACACCATCCGGGAGCAGCTCGAGATGGCGGACTTGGTGGTGGGCGCCGTGCTGATCGAGGGCGCGCGGGCGCCGCGGCTGGTGGAACGCGCGGATCTCCGCACCATGAAGCCCGGCGCGGTGATCGTGGACGTGGCGGTGGACCAGGGCGGGTGCGTGGAAACGACGCGGCCGACCACCCACGGGGATCCGACGTTCATCGTGGACGACGTGGTGCACTACTGCGTGGCGAACATGCCCGGAGCCGTGGGGCGTACCAGCACGTACGCCCTCTGCAATGTGACGCTGCCGTTCGCGCTGACCCTGGCGAAGCATGGCATTGACGGCGCCGTGGCGGCGGATCCGCGCATTGAAAGTGCCGTGAACGTGCACCGCGGGCAAGTGACGAACCAAGCCGTGGCCGACACCTTCGGGATGCCGCTCGGTCAACGGACGTCGTCGTAGAAACGTTTCAGGGTCTCGGGCGCGACGCCCAGGCGATACAGCGCCGGGAACAGATTGACGTACACGGTGTCGCGCAGTGGGTGCGCGAGGAAGCGACGTCCGGAGACGTGCACGCGCGCGGGCGCCGTGCGGATCTTGCCCACGCGCCGCAGGCGGAGCGCGAGCTCCAGGTCCTCCATCAGCGGCAGCTCCGGATAGCCGCCCACGGCCTCGAACGTAGTCTTGTGCAGGAAGAGCGCCTGGTCGCCGTAGGGCAGGCGGGTGTACCGCGAGCGCAGATCCGCCAGGTGGAGCCAGGGCGCCCGCCGGGGTGGGACGCGGTCGTCGACGGTCCAGGTCCGGAACGCGCCCGCGGCGGTGTTCCGGAGCGCGAGGATCTTGGTGATCCAGTGGGCAGCGTCGGGGGGCAAACGGACGTCGGCGTGGAGGAACACGACGATGTCGCCCCGCGCCGCGCGGGCGCCGGCGTTCATCTGCCGGGCCCTGCCTCGCGGCGCGACGACGAGCTTCGCCCCGCGCTGCGCGCGCACGATGTCCGGAGTTCCGTCGCTGCTGCCGCCGTCGGCCACGACGACCTCGCCGATGCCGTCGAGCGCGTCGAGCTGCCCCCCGATGCGCGCGGCCTCGTTCAGCGTGGGGATCACGACGCTGATCACCGGCGCTCCCAGCCCGCGAGCACCGCACGGGCGTGCGCACCGCCGTGCTGCCGGACGCGCTCGAGATCTTTGGCCTCGTCCACGTCGAACCATTGCTCCAGGCGCAGCGGCGGCATCCCGAGCTCGGTGAGCCGCGCTTCCGTCGCCTCGCAAGTGCTCGGCGTGCTCCAAGGCAATCCGGAGAGGGCTCCCGGCGGGCAGCGCGAGAGCCCGATCAGGTAGAAGCCGCCGTCTTCCGCGGGGCCGAGCACCGAGGCCGCGCGCCCGCTCTGCAGCGCGTCCGCAGCCTGCCGAAGCCGCGCCGCGGGCAGCCCCGGCAGATCCGTACCGATGGCGATGGCGAAGCCCGCCGCCTCGATGCCGCGGCGGAGCGCCCGTTCCATGCGCGCACCGAGGTCGCCGTCGCCTTGCGGCCACACCTCCGCCGGGAAGGGCGTCGCGCCGTCGAGCACCAGCACCGGGGAAAGCCCCGGCATGCTCGCCACGAGCTCCCAAGTGTCTCGCAGGAACGCCACCGCGAGCTCGGCCGCGCGCTCGGGACCGATGCGCTGGGCGAGCCGTGTCTTCACCGTACCGGGCGCCGGCTCCTTGGCGAACACCAGGATCATTCGCCGTCCGGCAGCGCGCGGGCGAGGGCGCGGCGCGCCACGCGGGTGACGAAAATCGTCGCGACCACGGTGGCCACGAGGCCGCCCCAGTACAGCGCCTGCTGCGCCGTGCCACCCTTGGGCGCGCCCTGGGTCAGCCGCGAAGCGCTGGTGATCAGCGATCCCAGGTACACGTACATGGCGGTGCCGGGCAGCATGCCAATGAACGATGCCAGCACGTAGGGCCAGAAGCGAATGCGGCTGAGGCCCAGCGCGTAGTTGAGGAAATTGAAGGGAAACAGCGGGGAGAGCCGCAGCAGGAGCACGATCTTGAAGCCCTGCTCGCCCACGGCCTCGTCCACCGCGGAGAACTTGGGGTGCGCCTCCACGCGCTGGCTGATGGCTCCGCGGGCGACGAAGCGGCCGACCAGGAAGGCGAGGGCCGCGGCAACCGTGGCCGTCGGCCACACCAACAGCGTGCCCCACAGCGGCCCGTAGGCGAAGCCGGCGCCGAGGGTGAGCACCGACCCCGGAAGGAACAGCAGCGTGCCGATCACGTACACCGCCGCGAACACCGCCGCTCCGGGCGCCCCCGCGCCGCGCACCCACTCCGCCAGCCACAGGAGCCAGCGCCGTGTGGGCAGCAGGAAGAACGCGGCGATCGCGATCAGCAGCACGACGCCGAGGAGCAGGCGCCGCTGGGTTCGCGCTCTCTCCATCGTGCTCAGGCTACGCGCCGGCCGCCGCCAGGTTTCTCAAAAGTCGATCCGGTCTCCCGGGCCGGGCATCGCGACGCGATCGAACCCCTCATCTTGGAGCAGGCCCTTCAAGACCTTTTGCGGCTTCGGATCCCCGTGCACCAGGACCACGTCCTTGACCTGACCCTTGTCGCGCACGTCCCGAGCGTACTCGATGAGATCCTTCTGGTCCGCGTGGGCCGAAAAGCCGTTCAGCACCACGACTTCCGCACGCCGCGGCACCTCCACGCCGAAGATCTTCACCTCCCGGCGCCCCTCCACCAAGCGGCGCCCGAGGGTGTGCGGCGCCTGGTAGCCGACGATGAGCACGGCGTTCTTGTCGTCGCTCACGGTGGCGCGCAGGTGATGCAGGATGCGGCCCGCCTCGCACATGCCGCTGGCGCTGATCACGATGGCTGGCTCGTTCGAGGCGCTGATCTCCTTGCTGTCCTCCCGCTGCGAGATGTACCGCAGCTCGTCGAACTCGAAGGGAGAGCTCCGTCCCTGAATCAGCTCCGTGGCCTCGTCGTCCATGCACTCCGGGTGCAGCTTGAACACGTCGGTGATCTTCACCGTGAGGGGAGAGTCCACGTACACGGGGATCTTGGGCAAGCGGCCCTGGTTCTTCAAGTTCTTCAGCGCGTAGACGATCTCCTGAGCGCGCTCCAGGGCGAAGCTCGGGATCACGATCTTGCCGCCGCGCTCGTACACGCGCTTGATCACCGCGGCGAGCTCGTCGTCCACCTCTTCTATTGGTGTGTGCAGGCGATCCCCGTAGGTGCTCTCGGTGATCAGCAGATCCGCGTTCAGCGGGATCTCGGGGTCTTCGAGGATGGGCATCTTCTTGCGCCCGAGGTCTCCCGTGAACACCAGCCGTCGCGTCTTGCCGCCTTCCTCCACATCCAGGCAGGTGATGGCGCTGCCGAGCACGTGTCCGGCGTCCATCAAGGTGACCTTGATGCCGTTCGCCACCGGCAGCGGGCGGTTGTACGGAATGGTGACCATGTGATCGAGCACCCGCACCACGTCGTGCTCGTCGAACAGTGGCTCCACCCGCTCCATGTCGCTGTCGCCGCGGTCGATGAGCTTGTTGATGTAGCGCGCGTCGGACGCCTGGATCATCGCGGCGTCCACCAGCATGGCCGCGCACAGGTCGCGCGTGGCGCTGGTGGTGTAGATCGGCCCGTCGAAGCCGCGCTTCACCAGGATCGGTAACGCACCGGAGTGATCGATGTGCGCGTGCGACAGGATCACCGCGTCTACCTTTTGCGGATTCAGCCCGAGAGACTGATTCCTCTCGATCGACTCCCGGCGGCGGCCTTGCCACATGCCGCAATCGAGGAGCACGGTGGCGTGCTCGGTGTGCACCAGATGCTTGGAACCCGTCACCGTCTGGGCCGCGCCCACGAATTCGAGCTGCATGCCGCGAGGCTAACACGCCGCTGGCGCCCCCGACCTGACAGGCGCTATCCCGATTTTCTTGTTGGTCCGGCGCGAATCCCGTCGCGCCTCACCCTGCGCGTTCGAGCTCGAGAAGTCGCCGGTACGTCCGGCGGCGCGACACGTGGGCCGCGAACAAGAGCAGCCCGAGCAGGAGGGCAACACCGCCGAGGCCGACCACGGCCAACGCCGGCGTGGCTTCGCGGCGCGCCAGCGCGCTGCGGGCCGGAGCGTCGGGATCGTAGAGCACCTCGAGCGCGCCTTGTTGACCGACCTTCCGGGTGAGCACTGCGGCGCGGGCCTGGGCATCCGACCGCTGGCTGAATTTCTCCTGGGGCTCGTCGAAGGCGTAGCGACTGTTCTCGTAGCTCCGGCCGGCGACGGCGTAGCGATAGGTCACCAGCACCACGTGCCAGAAGGGATCTTGGGCGCCCGTCCGGGAGTCCTTACGCTGTCTGGAGAGGTCGACCTTGAGCACGGTGCCTCTGGTGCTTTCGAGGGCGCGGTCCGCAAGCGCACCGCGATAGCCCCACAGGCCGTAGCCGCCGAGGCCCAGTCCGCCGAGCAGACAGACCAAGCCCAGGAGCAGCAGCACGGCGCTCGGTCGGCGGAGCATGGGATCACCTTGCCCCGCGCCGCGCCCCCTTCGCAACCCCAGCTACACGGGGCCGAAGCCGTTGTCGACGCAGTGGCCGTTGGTGCCCGGGCCCACGCACTGCGCACTTTGCACTGCCGGACAGAGCACTGCCGGACAGATCACGCCCACGTTGCAGCCCTGCTTGGTCCACTGCGTCTGCAGCTTCTGCAACGTGGTCGCCGCCGTGGCATTCGCCGGGTTCATGAACGTAGGGCAGGGGCAGGACAGCTCGTCGTTCACCTTCGAAGTGCACTGCAGCATCTTGATGGTGGGGTCGCAGACCTTGGCGTCCGCCAAGGTCTGTTTGTACTGGACCTCGAGCTGCGCGCAGGTCGCACCGCCCGTGCCGCCGCTTCCCGCTGCGCCGCCGGTGCCGCCGCTTCCCGCCGCTCCACCGGTGCCGCCGCCCCCGCCGCGCCGCCGCTTCCCGCCGCGCCGCCGGTCGCGCCCGCTTCCCGCCGCGCCGCCGCTTCCCGCCGCGCCGCCCGTGCCGCCGCTTCCCGCCGCGCCTGCGCCCGCAGCGCCGCCCGTCGCGCCTGCGCCCGCCGCGCCGCCGGTCGCGCCTGCGCCTGCCGCGCCACCCGTCGCGCCCGATCCCGCCGCGCCGCCGCCGGTGCCCCTGGTCGAGCCGCCGCCGCTGCCGGCATCCGGATTGCCGCCGCCCAGACCGTCGTCGCTGCTGCCACCGCAAGCCACGACCAAGAACGCCGAAGCCAAACCGAGTGCGATGCGTGTGCGCATGAGCTCCCTCCAGTAGAAGAAAAGTATGGCCGGAGTATAGCAGCAGGCCTTCGGATCGCTGCCTCGGGAGCTATGCTGTGCGGATGAGGGCGGCGTGGATGGTGGTGCTCTTCGCGGCAGTGGCCTGCGATCGCGCCGATGGCGGGGCGCCGGCGCCGTCGGCGTCGATACCTGCCGCAGCGTCGCCTTCGGCGCCACTCGCCGCGCTTCCGCCGCCGCGCGCCGTGGCCGCGGAAGTGGCGTTCGATCTCGTGAGCGCCGGAGAGCGAGTGCTGCTCGTGTGGGCGACGCCCTCGGGCGCCCTCAGGGTGGCGCCCCTCGACGCCGGGGGAGCGCCGGCGGGGGACGCGCGCGACGTGGGCCGCGCGGAACCGACAAACAAGAAGGCTGAAGCCAAGGTCTTGGAGGTCGCGGCGGCGGCTACGGATGACGCCGTTGCAGTGACGTGGGTGCAGGAGGAGGGGCGCGAGCTCAGCGCGTGGGAGAGCTTCGGGTCCCGCGCGGAGCTTCGATTTCTTCCGCCCGTAGCGCTCGGCGGCATGAGCGCGGGTGATCGCGCACGGCGCGGGCACCTCGCGATGACGACAGAGGGCGAGCGGCTGCTCGTGATGCATCGCGGGATGACCACTCCTTGCAGCGACGGCGATCAACACTGCACGGCCTTCGCGACCCACGAGCTTTCGGCGCGCGGCGCTCGGGAGCGCGGGTTGCCACTGAGCGTTCCGGCTGCCTGTGGCGTGGGCGTTGCCGGCTACGGCGCGGTGAAGGGACGCTGGCACTACGCGGTGTGCTCGACGGCGTCGGGGACTGCCGAGACCACGCTGTTCAACGTGCAGCAGGAACCGAACTACGCTGAAGCGAAGACGGTGCTGTCGGGCTGTACGCCGCGGGGTGCGTTGATGCTCGACGGCGACGTGATCCTCGGCGGCGATTGTCCGGGCGGGCCCCACGCCGTGCGCGCGGGAGCCATGGAAACGCCGCTCACCGACATCGAGCTCGCGGAAGCGAAGATGACCTGCGAGCTCGGCCATCCAAAGATCGAGGCGCCCGCGTTCTCGCTGGTGTTGCGCGATCCGATGGGCGAGCTCTCGCCGCTGTTGCCTGCGGAAGTCGCGCCGCGCGGCGCGCGCG
This portion of the Polyangiaceae bacterium genome encodes:
- a CDS encoding wax ester/triacylglycerol synthase family O-acyltransferase, yielding MSHHERLSALDCGFLYAESPTAQMHVGSLTFFKDPGLTEKDVFEHIESRLHLVPRFRQKVRWVPGSLHRPVWVDDPHFDLRFHVRWTGLPRPAGEREALALMGRVQSRHLDRRKPLWEMWIFEMPNGRLGLIQKTHHCMIDGVSGVDLGTVLLDLSADAPKTEPAPWNPDPEPTDAELAGDALRDLGQRPSQIRDLVRRVRDQPEKILDRASEVVKSMAAFGKSAAELAPRTLLNAPIGPHRRFEVVRMALSDVKRIKNAHGCTVNDVVLALVSGGLRRLLLSRSEDVDGLSLKAMVPVSVRDPSARGTWGNQVSMMAAELPVGEADPVVRLAQLREAMRDLKEKGQAVGADFWVKLGEFAPPTLLSLAGRGVALQRMVNVVVTNVPGPQFPLYLRGGQLLEAFPYVPIFANNPVGVAVLSYNGQLNFGLTGDWDLVPDLNELAEGIAEGLAELDGAS
- a CDS encoding phosphatase PAP2 family protein — encoded protein: MGRAERLYPFGVIALRWLSLSAGAVVFATLAVELHTPWVGALDERARAVAMGFRSDGLTDVMQVITFLGNGWSLGVVAALVAGFEFFDRHRKVALFVVTASVGAGLLNALLKLLFARPRPDVALRLAAAGGYSFPSGHSMASAAIVTTLMLVVIARRPRLRALAIVVGSALIVAIGISRVYLGVHYASDVIAGWALGASWPLWLRPLLLVTSQSRGR
- the ald gene encoding alanine dehydrogenase, with product MIVGVPKEVKSHEYRVALLPVGAEEMRRAGHTVLLQKGAGAGSGLADDAYRAAGAEIVDSREEIWKRADLILKVKEPQPDEIPLMRSGQVLFTYFHFAASEELTKGCVASGATCVAYETLRDEHGRLPLLTPMSEVAGRMSIQEGAKYLERPQEGRGILLGGVPGVHPAHICVLGGGVVGTNAAKVAAGFGASVTILDVNVDRLRYLDDIMPKNVTTVFSDRHTIREQLEMADLVVGAVLIEGARAPRLVERADLRTMKPGAVIVDVAVDQGGCVETTRPTTHGDPTFIVDDVVHYCVANMPGAVGRTSTYALCNVTLPFALTLAKHGIDGAVAADPRIESAVNVHRGQVTNQAVADTFGMPLGQRTSS
- a CDS encoding TIGR04283 family arsenosugar biosynthesis glycosyltransferase → MISVVIPTLNEAARIGGQLDALDGIGEVVVADGGSSDGTPDIVRAQRGAKLVVAPRGRARQMNAGARAARGDIVVFLHADVRLPPDAAHWITKILALRNTAAGAFRTWTVDDRVPPRRAPWLHLADLRSRYTRLPYGDQALFLHKTTFEAVGGYPELPLMEDLELALRLRRVGKIRTAPARVHVSGRRFLAHPLRDTVYVNLFPALYRLGVAPETLKRFYDDVR
- a CDS encoding TIGR04282 family arsenosugar biosynthesis glycosyltransferase, yielding MILVFAKEPAPGTVKTRLAQRIGPERAAELAVAFLRDTWELVASMPGLSPVLVLDGATPFPAEVWPQGDGDLGARMERALRRGIEAAGFAIAIGTDLPGLPAARLRQAADALQSGRAASVLGPAEDGGFYLIGLSRCPPGALSGLPWSTPSTCEATEARLTELGMPPLRLEQWFDVDEAKDLERVRQHGGAHARAVLAGWERR
- a CDS encoding TVP38/TMEM64 family protein, giving the protein MERARTQRRLLLGVVLLIAIAAFFLLPTRRWLLWLAEWVRGAGAPGAAVFAAVYVIGTLLFLPGSVLTLGAGFAYGPLWGTLLVWPTATVAAALAFLVGRFVARGAISQRVEAHPKFSAVDEAVGEQGFKIVLLLRLSPLFPFNFLNYALGLSRIRFWPYVLASFIGMLPGTAMYVYLGSLITSASRLTQGAPKGGTAQQALYWGGLVATVVATIFVTRVARRALARALPDGE
- a CDS encoding MBL fold metallo-hydrolase, with translation MQLEFVGAAQTVTGSKHLVHTEHATVLLDCGMWQGRRRESIERNQSLGLNPQKVDAVILSHAHIDHSGALPILVKRGFDGPIYTTSATRDLCAAMLVDAAMIQASDARYINKLIDRGDSDMERVEPLFDEHDVVRVLDHMVTIPYNRPLPVANGIKVTLMDAGHVLGSAITCLDVEEGGKTRRLVFTGDLGRKKMPILEDPEIPLNADLLITESTYGDRLHTPIEEVDDELAAVIKRVYERGGKIVIPSFALERAQEIVYALKNLKNQGRLPKIPVYVDSPLTVKITDVFKLHPECMDDEATELIQGRSSPFEFDELRYISQREDSKEISASNEPAIVISASGMCEAGRILHHLRATVSDDKNAVLIVGYQAPHTLGRRLVEGRREVKIFGVEVPRRAEVVVLNGFSAHADQKDLIEYARDVRDKGQVKDVVLVHGDPKPQKVLKGLLQDEGFDRVAMPGPGDRIDF
- a CDS encoding DUF3592 domain-containing protein; the encoded protein is MLRRPSAVLLLLGLVCLLGGLGLGGYGLWGYRGALADRALESTRGTVLKVDLSRQRKDSRTGAQDPFWHVVLVTYRYAVAGRSYENSRYAFDEPQEKFSQRSDAQARAAVLTRKVGQQGALEVLYDPDAPARSALARREATPALAVVGLGGVALLLGLLLFAAHVSRRRTYRRLLELERAG